One part of the Solanum dulcamara chromosome 8, daSolDulc1.2, whole genome shotgun sequence genome encodes these proteins:
- the LOC129901652 gene encoding UDP-glucose 6-dehydrogenase 5-like, producing the protein MVKICCIGAGYVGGPTMAVIALKCPAIEVAVVDISVARIAAWNSDQLPIYEPGLEGIVRQCRGKNLFFSTEVEKHVSEADIIFVSVNTPTKTRGLGAGKAADLTYWESAARMIADVSKNDKIVVEKSTVPVKTAEAIEKILTHNSKGIKFQILSNPEFLAEGTAIQDLFNPDRVLIGGRETPGGKKAIQALKEVYAHWVPEDRIICTNLWSAELSKLAANAFLAQRISSVNAMSALCEATGADVTQVSHAVGKDTRVGSKFLNASVGFGGSCFQKDILNLVYICECNGLKEVANYWKQVIQVNDYQKNRFVNRVVSSMFNTVSGKKIAILGFAFKKDTGDTRETPAIDVCKGLLGDNAYLSIYDPQVTEDQIRKDLSMKKFDWDNPIHLQPMSPTVMKQLNVVWDAYEATKGAHGLCLLTEWDEFKTLDFKKIYHNMQKPAFVFDGRNIVNMQKLREIGFIVYSIGKPLDGWLKDMPDVA; encoded by the coding sequence ATGGTGAAGATTTGTTGCATTGGAGCTGGATATGTTGGTGGACCAACTATGGCTGTCATAGCCCTCAAGTGCCCTGCAATTGAAGTGGCTGTTGTTGATATATCTGTTGCTCGTATCGCTGCCTGGAACAGTGATCAGCTGCCAATCTATGAGCCAGGACTTGAAGGTATAGTGAGACAATGCCGAGGAAAGAACCTTTTCTTCAGCACTGAAGTTGAGAAACATGTCTCTGAAGCAGACATCATCTTTGTTTCTGTTAACACCCCAACTAAAACTCGAGGACTTGGAGCTGGGAAAGCAGCAGATCTTACATACTGGGAGAGTGCTGCCCGAATGATAGCTGATGTATCGAAGAATGATAAGATTGTTGTTGAGAAGTCTACTGTTCCAGTGAAAACAGCGGAGGCAATTGAGAAAATACTCACACATAACAGCAAAGGAATCAAGTTTCAGATTCTTTCGAATCCTGAATTTCTTGCTGAGGGAACTGCTATTCAGGACCTTTTTAATCCTGATCGGGTTCTAATTGGAGGACGAGAAACCCCTGGGGGGAAAAAGGCAATTCAGGCTCTGAAGGAAGTTTATGCTCATTGGGTGCCTGAAGACAGAATCATCTGCACCAATCTTTGGTCAGCTGAGCTCTCGAAGCTTGCTGCCAATGCCTTCTTGGCTCAGAGGATCTCATCAGTTAACGCGATGTCAGCTCTTTGTGAAGCAACTGGAGCTGATGTCACACAAGTGTCCCATGCTGTCGGTAAGGACACGAGAGTCGGATCAAAATTCCTCAATGCAAGTGTTGGTTTTGGTGGTTCTTGTTTCCAGAAGGATATTCTCAACTTGGTTTACATCTGTGAGTGCAATGGTCTCAAAGAAGTTGCCAACTACTGGAAACAAGTGATTCAGGTGAATGACTACCAAAAGAATCGGTTTGTCAACCGAGTTGTCTCCTCTATGTTCAACACAGTTTCAGGCAAGAAGATTGCTATCCTTGGATTTGCTTTCAAGAAAGACACAGGTGACACTAGAGAGACACCGGCAATTGATGTGTGCAAAGGCCTATTGGGAGACAATGCTTACTTGAGCATCTATGATCCACAGGTCACTGAAGATCAAATCCGAAAGGATCTGTCAATGAAAAAGTTTGATTGGGATAATCCAATTCACCTCCAGCCAATGAGCCCCACCGTGATGAAGCAGCTCAATGTAGTATGGGATGCTTATGAGGCCACAAAAGGTGCCCACGGCCTCTGCCTTTTGACCGAGTGGGACGAGTTCAAGACTCTTGATTTCAAGAAGATTTACCATAACATGCAAAAGCCTGCATTTGTGTTTGATGGAAGGAACATTGTTAATATGCAGAAGCTCAGAGAAATTGGGTTCATCGTCTACTCCATTGGGAAACCTTTAGATGGATGGCTCAAGGATATGCCTGATGTGGCATAA
- the LOC129900143 gene encoding secreted RxLR effector protein 161-like: protein MCPKTPEEKEKMSRVPYRSAAGSLIYVMVCTRPDICQTVGLVSRYQTDPGLAHWQAVKRIMRYMKGTADYTLCYQGNKDLRLVGYSDANHGGDLDERKSTSGYVFLLSDGVISWSSKKQSCISLSTMKAEYVALASATQEAVWLKRFLEHLLDITEDAEPVLVYRDSEAAISSTKNPKFHCKTKHLDIKYNLRETWLNAR, encoded by the coding sequence ATGTGTCCTAAGACTCctgaagagaaagaaaaaatgagCCGAGTTCCTTATAGGAGCGCAGCCGGAAGTCTAATATATGTTATGGTGTGTACCAGACCTGATATCTGTCAAACAGTTGGCTTGGTAAGTAGATATCAAACTGACCCAGGTTTAGCACATTGGCAAGCAGTAAAGAGAATCATGAGATATATGAAGGGAACTGCTGATTATACACTTTGTTACCAAGGCAACAAAGATCTGCGATTAGTTGGATACAGTGATGCTAATCATGGAGGAGATCTAGACGAGAGAAAGTCTACCTCGGGATATGTTTTCTTACTCAGTGATGGCGTCATATCATGGAGTAGTAAGAAACAATCATGTATATCACTATCTACTATGAAAGCCGAATATGTGGCTCTCGCATCAGCAACACAAGAAGCTGTTTGGTTGAAAAGGTTCTTGGAACACTTATTGGATATCACAGAAGATGCTGAACCAGTGTTAGTCTACCGTGACAGTGAGGCTGCAATTTCCTCTACCAAGAACCCTAAGTTTCATTGCAAAACCAAACACCTAGATATCAAGTATAACTTGCGAGAGACATGGTTAAACGCAAGGTAG